GGATCCCACCGAGGTGAGCCACTGGCGGCCGCTGTACGCGCTGCTGGCCGCGATGGACGACGAGATCGCCGCGCTCTACACCGAGCGCGGCGTGACCGGGATCCGGCCGCGGTTCACCAGACCACTGATCCGGCTCGGCCGTGAGGGCCCGATGACGATCCGGGCGCTCGCCGACGCGCTCGACCGCACCCACTCCGCGATGAGCCAGACGGTGGCGGTGCTGCGCCGGGAAGGGTTCGTCCGCAGTACGCCGGGCGCCGACGCGCGCACCCGCGAGGTGGCGGTGACGGCGCGCGCCCGTGAGGTGCTGCCGTTCCTGGAGGCGGAGTGGCGGGCCACCGAGCAGGCGGTCGCCGACCTCGAGGCCGAGATTCCGTACCCGCTGAGCCAGGTGGTCCACGACCTGGAGGCCGCGCTGGCCCGGCGGCCGTTCAAGGACCGGATCGCCGCGCACCTGGACACCGCGGCCCTGGGCGAGGGCGCCGACGAGGACGGCGCGCGGTGAGCTTCCTCGACGGGTTCCTCGACACCCGGCCGCTGCGGTCCAGCCCGGCGTTCCGGCGACTGTGGGTGGGCACCACCCTGTCCGGGCTGGGTGGGCAGCTGACCATGGTGGCGGTGCTCTACCAGGTGTGGGAGCTGACCGGCAGCCCGGCGGCGGTCGGGGCGCTCGGCCTCGTCCGGGCGGTGCCGATGGTGGTGTTCGGGCTGGTCGGCGGGTCGCTGGCGGACGCGGTCGACCGCCGTCGCCTCGTGCTGCTCACGACCGTCGGGCAGTTGGGCGTCGCGGTGATGCTGGCGGTGCAGGCCTTCACCGAGTTGCGTTCGTACGCCGTCCTGCTGGTCCTCGTGGCGGTACAGAGCGTGGGCGGCGCGCTGGGTGCGCCGGCGCGGCGTACGTTCGTGCCGCGGCTGCTGCCCGCCGAACAGGTGACCGCCGGGGTGGCGTTGTCCCATGTCAGCTTCCAGTTCGCCATGCTCGGCGGCCCGGCGCTGGGTGGCCTGGTCATCGCGCACGCCGGAATCGGGGTCTGCTACCTGGTGGACTCGATCACCTTCCTCGCCGCGCTGTACGGCGTGCGCGGGCTCCCGGCGATGCGGCCGGTGGGCCTGCCCGCTCGCCCGGGCATCCGTACGGTCTGGGAGGGCTGGCGGTTCATCGCGACCAGACCGGCGTTGGGTGGTGCGTTCCTCACCGACGTCTTCGCCACCGTGCTGGCCATGCCGATCGCGTTGTTCCCGGTGGTGAACGCCGAGCGGTTCGGGGGCCGCCCGGAGACGCTGGGGCTGTTCTTCACCGCGATCGCGGTGGGCGGTGTGGTTGCGGGTGCGGTGTCCGGGCGGGTCGCGCGGTCGGGCCGGCCCGGTGTGGTGATGCTGGTGACCGCGGGGGTGTGGGGCGTGGGCCTGGCGGGATTCGGGCTTGCGCCGTACCTCTGGCTCGCACTCGGCTGCCTGGCGGTGGCCGGCGCGGCGGACACCTTCTCGGTGATCTCGCGCGGATCGATCGTCCAGCTGGCGACGCCGGACTCCCATCGCGGGCGGGTCAGCGCCGTCGAGCTCATCGTCGGCGCCTCTGGGCCCGACGTCGGCAACTTCCGGGCCGGCCTCGTGGGCGACGTGACCTCGGCGACCTTCGCCCTCGTGGCCGGCGGGGTGATGTGTGTGGCCGGTGTGGCCGGGGTCGCCGCCACCAACCGGAGCCTGCGGAGGTTCTCCCCGACGGCCGACGTGGCCGGGGAGCCTGAAGAGTCCGGCGAGCCCGGGGAGGGGTTGCGCACGGCGGTGTGACTCCGCCATGCTGCTCCGAAACTACTTCGATCTCGAACTTGTTCGACGGACTGGTCCGTGGTCGTGGCGAACGGAGTCCCGCATGGCAAGGCGATTCCCGCGGTGGGCGACGGCTTCTCTGGTCGCGTTGACGGTGGGCCTCGGCGCGGCGCCGCCGGCCCAGGCGGCCACCCGGCACGGTCCGCCGCGGCTGCCGGACACCTACGTCGTGTCCGAGGAGCCCGGCGTGGTGCCGGAGGGCGTCGCGGTGCACCGCGACGGCCGTATGTACGTGTCGTCGGACGCCACCGGCGGGCTGTTCGCGGGCGACGTGCGGATGCCGGCGATGCATCCGTTCGCCGTCGGCACGGTCGACCGGCCGAGTTCGCGCGGCGTGCACACCGAGAGGTCGGGGCGGGTGTGGTCGGTCGGCGCCGGCACGCTGACCGTCCACTCGCGCAATGGCCGGCTGCTGGCCACCCGCGGCGCGCCTGACGGACCGCTCGGGGCGGCCGACCTGAACGACCTCGCCCTCACGCGGGACGCGGTGTACGTCACCGACTGGGCCAACCCGATCGTCTACCGCGCAGCCATCCGGCACGGTCGGCCCGGACCGCTGCAACCCTGGGTTGACATCCGTTCGGCGTTCCCGCAGTTCCCCGCGCAGTACTGGCTGCTGAACGGCATCGTGGCCGACGCGGCCGGTGACACGGTGCTGGTCGCCTCGAACGGCACCGAGGCGGTCTGGCGGATCGACGTCGCCACCCGCGCCGTCGAGCAGGTCGACCTCGGCGGGCACAGCTTCGGCGCCGACGGCATGGTGCTGGCCGGCCGACGGTTGTACGCGGTGCTCAACTACGGCGCGCCGAACGGCGTCTACGTCGCCGACCTCGATCCCGAGCTGCGGTCGGGAACCGTCACCCACCAGATCCTCACCGACGCGGACGGACAGGCGTTCGACCTGCCCACCACCCTCGCCCGCTACCGGTGCCGGCTGTACGTGGTGAACAGCCAGGGCGACCACCGGCCCGGGCAGCCGCCGTACACGGTGAGCGCCGTGGCCGACCCCGCGTGCGGTGAGTGAGCGCCGGCCCGGACGGCCTCGCGTACTGGACCAGCGCGGCGGCAACGTCGTCCTCGACCTGTTCGTCCTCCAGCAACATCTCGGTGGTCTGCTGACGGCCGCGCTGGAGCCGACCGGCGTCACCCCCGCGCAATACGCGGTCTACGGCCAGCTCGGGCAACGCGAGCAGACCCCGAGTGAGCTCGGCCGGACGCTCGGGCTGCCGTTGCCCACGCTGTCCGGTTATCTCGCGGCGATGGAACGGCGCGGCGACATCGCCCGCACCCGCAGCGACCGCGACGGGCGTTCCCATGTGGTTGCGCTGACCGACGACGGCCGGGCGCGGCTGGAGGAGTGCCGGCCGAGGATGCGGCGGGTGGTGGCCGCGCTGACCGCCGAGCTCGGCGGCCGGGACGAGGCCGAGGGAGTGCGGGACGTGCTCGCCGGCCTGGATGACGCGGTCCGAGCAGTCGCCACGTCCTGAGCGGCACAAGCTGCGCTGAGCTGCGTTCTAGAAGACGTCGAACTCGTTGCCTTCGGGGTCCTGCAGTTGAACGGCGTAGTGCCCCATGTCCGGCGCGTCGTTGATCCGCGCCACGCTCGCGCCGGCCTCGACCAGTCGCTCCACCTTGGCGGTGACCCGCTGCCTGCGGACCGCCAACGGAACGTCGCGCCCACCGCCGACCTTCAGGTCGAGGTGGATGCGGTTCTTGGTGGCTTTGGGCTCGGGCACCTTCTGGAACCACATCCGGGGTCCGTGCCCCGCGGGATCGACGATCGACTCCGGGGTGTCACCCGCTCCCGGCGGCAGCTCCTCCTCGGGCACGCCCATGGCTGCCCAGTACTCCCGCCAGGTGGCGTGGCTGCCCGGCGGCGGCTCGGGTATGTATCCCAGCGCCTCGCTCCAGAACGCCACCATCCGGCGCGGGTCGGCACAGTCGATCGTCAGTAGCAACGCCATCTCCATGGCCGGAGCATGCCAGGCACCTCCGACATGCCTGCTTCCGCGACCGGACCTACCTCAGGACGCTGGTGACGCCGCCCCACAGGTGGGCGCGGAACGTCTCGTCCTCGTACGCCACCGGCGCGTGCCCGAGCGAGGTGTACCACGCCTTCGCCCGGCCGACCTGCGTACGCCAGCAGATCGGGTGGTCGGGACCCATCCCGGAGGAGCCGACGTCGTAGTCGTCCTCGTTCACGGTCGCCAGCACCTCGACGGTCCCCCGCGGGTTGGTGTCGAACGCGTACCACTCGTCGTGCCACGACCACGGCGTGGGCAACGGCTTGGTGGCGGGGTCGTCGGTGCGCTCGGCCTGGATGCGCGCGGTCTGCAGCTCGCGTGGGTGGGAGGTGAAACGCGCGCCTACCAGCCGGTCGTACAGGGGCCAGTCCTGTTCGGCCGCGGAGGCCAGGTGAACCCCGGCGTATCCGCCGCCCTCCGCGGTGAACTCCTCGTACGCCTGCCGCTGGTCGGCGTCCAGCAGGCCGGTCCCGGAGCTCTGCAGCCACACCACCGCGGCGTACCTCCTCAGGTTGGCGGAGGTGAACGCGTCACCGGACTCGGTGTGGTCGAGGTCGACCGACGCCTCCGCGGCCAGGTCGCGCAGCGCGGCGACCCCTTCCTCGATGGACTCGTGCCGGTAGCCGGTCGTACGCGAGAACACCAACAGCCTGGTCATGTCCGCGACCCTACGGTCTGCGCAGCCTCACCCGGCTCGTCGGCGTCACACTTCGGAACCTCGGTGGCCGGGTTGGCCAGAGCGATGCCTAGGGTCGAGGTCATGGCAGAGCTGGAGATCGACGCCCTGGTGTTCGACGTACTCGGCACGCTCGTGGACGAGCCCGCGGGTCTTCGCGCCGGCATCCGTGAGCTCGCCCCGTCCCTGGAGGACTCCGGGGTCGAGCAGCTCCTGTCGCTGTGGCAGCAGCACATCGAGCGCGAGCAGCGGCGCGTGCTCGACGGCGACCGGGAGTACGTCACCACCGAGGTCCTCGACGACGAGGCCGCCCGGCTGGTCGCCGACGCCGCCGGCGGTGCCGACGACCCGGCCGCGGTGGCAAGGCTGGCCCGGTCGGGACGCCGGCTTCCGCCGTGGCCCGACACCGTGGCCGGGCTCTCCGCGCTCGCCGAACGGTTTCCGCTGATCGGGCTGTCCAACGCCAGCCGTACGGCGTTGCTGGAGCTCGACGCCCACGCGGGACTGAGGTGGCACCAGGCGCTGTCCGCCGAGGACGCCCGCACCTACAAGCCGGACCCGGCGGTCTACCAGCTGGCGGTCACCGTCTCCGGGCGGCCGCCGGAGCGGCTGCTGATGGTCGCCGCGCACGCCTGGGACCTACGCGGTGCGCAGCAACTCGGCCTGCGCACCGCCTACGTCGCCCGGCCCGTCGGTGACCCGCCCGCGCCGTCGGACGAGTTCGACCTGCACGCCGACGGCCTGGCCGACCTGGCACGACAGCTCGACCGGTGTCTGGGCTAGCGCATCAGGCCGCGTCCCGAGGGGTTGTCCTAGGCGAAGCCGCCGTTGCTCAGCAGGAGCTGGCCGTTGATCCACTGGCCGCGCGGCGAACACAGGAAGTCGACGAGGTTCGCGGTGTCCTGCGGCGTGCCGAGGCGGCCGAGCGGCGTCTGCCGGATGCCGCTCACCCGGATCTCGTCGCTCATCCAGCCGGTGTCCACCGGGCCGGGATTGACGACGTTGGCGCTGACGCCGAGGTGGGCGAACTCGTGGGCGGCGGCGAGCGTGATCCGGTCGAGCGCTCCCTTGCTCGCGCCGTAGGGCAGGTTGCCGACGGTGTGGTCGCTGGTCAGGCTGACGATCCGGCCGGTGCCGTGCTCGCCGGTGAAGCGCCGGCCGTACTCGCGGATCAGCAGCCAGGTGGCGCGCGCGTTGACCGCGAAGTGCCGGTCGAAGCTCTCGACGGTGGTGTCGAGCAACCCGGAGTCGACGGACTCGCAGTGGCACATCACCAGGGCGGTGACGCCGCCGAGCCGGCGTTCGGCCTCGTCGAACACCGCCGTCGGAGCCTCCGGATCGGACAGGTCCGCCTCGATGGCAGCCGTGGCCGCGCCGCGCCCCGCGAGATCGTCGGTGATCGCCTGCGTCGCGCCGGTCTCGACGCCCCAGGACATGCGCTGGTCGTAGGGGGTCCAGTACGTGAACGCGATGTCCCAGCCCGAGTCGGCGAGCCGGCGGGCGATGCCCGCGCCGATGCCGACGGTCCGGCCGACCCCGGTGACCAGAGCCAGCGGCCGGTTCACCCCGGGACCGTCGGGTTCGGTGGACGCGTGGGTCGTTCGTTCGCTGTGGCTCATCCCGCAGGATTGTGGTGGACCGGCCGACGACAGGGCAACCGCGTTTCGCCGGTGAGGTCCGGCAGCCGCCGGGGTGTGGGTGACGTACCGCTGGATCAGCTCCCGGCGATGTTGACCATCCACGGGGTGCCGAACCGGTCGATGCACATGCCGAACTCGTCGCCCCACATCTGCTTCTCCAGCGGGACGGCCACCTGACCTCCGTCGGACAGCTGCTTCCAGCAGGCGCGCAGGGTGTCGGCGTCGTCTCCGCTCAGGCTCACCGTCATGTTGTTGCCCGGCCGGTACTCCTCACCCGGCGGGTTGTCCGCGCCCATGAGGGTGAAGCCGTCGTCCGTCTCCAGCATGGCGTGCATGATCTTGTCCGAGCCCGGCATGTCCGGCGTACCGAACTCGCCGAACGTGCTCATGGCGAGATTGCCACCGAAGACGCGCTGGTAGAACTCCATCGCTTCCCGGGCGTTGCCGGGGAAACTGACGTAGGGGTTGAGTCGAGAGGCCATGGGATCCTCCTTGATTCCGGCCTTCTTCACGGCATGCGCCCAGCTCTGCGGGACGGCGTTCGCAGACTAGCGGCCACCACCCCCAACGACGGTGAACCCGCGAAGGCGTCGCGCGGGCCGTCACCCAGCGGCGCGGTTCACCCAGCGGCGCGGTTCACCCGGCGGCGCGGTCCAGCCTGCTCACGAGGTCGGCGAGGGTGGCGTGGTCGAGCCCGAGACCGGGGAAGGACGCCAGCGTGCTCATCGGCATCGTGCCCACCACCCGGACGAGCCCCGGGTCGAGCAGGATCGGCAGGTCGAGGCCCTGCAGGAGCTCGGACCCCTGCGGGTCGGCCAGCCACTCGGCGAGGGTGGAGTCGCCGGCCAGCGGCAGTGCGAGTGACGGGGCGTCCAGCCGGATCGTGGCGGCCGCGCGCAGGTCGCGCGAGGACGTGCCGACCGCGATCTCGAAGTCGCCCGCCTCGACCACCCAGTCGTGGTGCCGAATCGACCAGTACGCGAAGGCCCGCCGGTCCAGCGTCACCGTGGCCGTGCGGCTCTCGCCGGGCTCCAGCGCGACCTTGGCGAAGCCCTTCAGCTCCTGCACCGGCCGGGCGACCGAGCACTCGGTGTCGCGTACGTAGACCTGGACGACCTCCGCGCCGGTGAGTGGCCCGGTGTTCGTCACGGTCACCGACACCTCGACCGCCAGGTCGTCACCGGCCACCGAGCCGGCGGTGCGCACGGTCAGGTCGCCGAGGTCGAACGTGGTGTACGACAGCCCGTGCCCGAACGGGTAGCTGACCTCCTGCGAGGCCCGGTCGTGCGCGCGGTAGCCGACGAACACGCCCTCGCCGTAGCGCACGACGCCGCTGTCGCCGGGGAAGTTGAGGTACGACGAGTTGTCCTCCAGGCGTACGGGAATCGTCTCGGCCAGCTTCCCGGACGGGTTGGCCCGGCCGGTGAGCAGATCGGCGACGGCGCCACCCGCGGCCTGCCCGGACAGCCAGCTCTCCAGGATCGCGTCGGCTTCGCCGTCCCAGGTGGAGGTGCGGACCGCGGACCCGTTGGACAGCACCACGATCAGCGGCTGGTCGGTCGCCTCCCGCAGCGCTGCCAGCAGCGCCAGTTGGCCGGCCGGCAGGTCCAGGTGCGTACGGTCGAAGCCCTCGGACTCCTCCGCGGCCGGCAGGCCGAGGAACACCACCACCCGGGCGGCGGTGCGGGCGACCCGCACGGCCTCCGCCCGCAGCCGCTCCTCCCCGGCAGCGTCACCCGCCAGGTCGTAGCCCGCGGCGAAGACGACCTCGGCGTCCGGCCCGAGCCGGTCGCGCAACTCCTCCACCGGCACGTCCACCCGGGTCGGGTTGACCTCGGAGCTGCCCCCGCCCTGGAAGCGTGGCGTGCGGGCGAGCTCGCCGACGACCGCGACCGTGGCCCCCGATTCCGTACGCAACGGCAGCGCTCCGCGTTCGTTCTTCAGCAGGACCGCGGACTCCAGCGCGGCGAGCTGGGCCACCCGGTGGTGTTCGTTCTCGTCGAAGGTGACCGGCTCGCCGTTCGCGTACCCCGCGGACGTCGACCGGTCCACCAGGGTCAGCACCCGGGCCACCGCGCCGTCGAGTACGGACTCCGCCAGCCGTCCGTCGCGTACCGCGGCGACCACGGAGGCCGGGCTGAGCTCGAGGTTCGGCGGCATCTCCAGATCCAGCCCGGCCGCCAGCGCGCGAACCCGGTCGCGCACCGCGCCCCAGTCGGAGACGACCAGCCCGGTGAACCCCCACTCCTCCCGCAGCACCGTGGTCAGCAGCCAGTGGTGCTCGGAGGCGTAGGTCCCGTTGACCTTGTTGTACGCACACATCACCGTCCACGGCTGCTCGGTGCGCACGATGTGCTCGAAGGCCGGCAGGTAGATCTCGCGCAGCGTGCGCTCGTCCACCTCGGCGCTCACCCGGAGCCGGTCGTCCTCCTGGTTGTTGGCGGCGAAGTGCTTGACCGACGTGCCGACGCCCTGGCTCTGCACGCCGCGGACGAGGGCCGCGCCGAGCCGCCCGGCGAGGAAGGGGTCCTCGGAGTAGTACTCGAAGTTGCGCCCGCACAACGGGGACCGTTTGATGTTGACGCCGGGGCCGAGGACGACGGACACGCCCCACCGGCGCGCCTCGGTGCCGAGCGCCCGGCCGACGGTCTCGATCAGCGTGGTGTTCCAGGAACTGGCGATGCCTGCCGCCGGCGGGAAGCAGGTCGCCGGGACGCTGCCGGTCAGGCCGACGTGGTCGGCTTCCGACAGTTGGGTACGCAGGCCGTGCGGGCCGTCGGAGACCATGATCGCCGGGATCCCGAGGCGTTCCACCGGCGTGGTGTGCCAGAAGTCCGAACCGCTGACCAGGGCGGCCTTCTCCTCCAGGGTGAGCTCGCCGACCGCGGGCGGCGCGCCCGGCGCGGGCGGGAGGGAACCGTACGACTCGGACATGGTGCCTCCCTGGGGGCCGTGGGCTGGGGCCGTCGTGCTGGCACTGTAACCCCGCCCACCCCCGCCGGCCCCGCGTCTCCTCGGCCGGTTGCCTCAGGTACCGGCGAGGAGCTCCACGACGGGGGCGAAGTCCTCGATGGAGTGCTGGGCGATCGTCACGTAGGAGATGCCGAGCTGCTCCCGGCGCCGGAGCAGGGTGTCGGCGATCTCCCGCGGGGTGCCGCGGAGCCTGCTGAAGGAGTCGGCCGGCAGGTCGCGGACCAGTGCGCGCATCGCCTCGGGCACGTCACCGTCGCCGACGACGAGGACGTTGGCCGCCAGCTCCAGCTCGTCCAGCCGGCTGCCGACGAGGGCGCGGAGTTCGGCGACCTTGGCCGCGAGGGCGTCCTCGTTCACGTGGTGGGGAAGAGGCAGCGCGAGCGTGTCGGCCTCGGCGGCGGCGAGTTCGACCAGCGGGGGCGCGATGCCGGCGAGCAGGATCCGCGGTGCCGGCCGCCCGCTGGTGGCGAACTGCCGGCGCACGGCGGTGATCGTCTCGGCGACCTGCCCCACCCGCTCGGCCGCGCCGCCGAACTTCCGGCCGAGTCGCTCCGCCTCGCCGGCGGCCTGCGGTCGGCCGGCGCCGAGACCGAGCTCGAAGCGGTGGTCGGACAACAGGTCGAGGGTGGCGGTCTCGTGCGCGACCGCGGCGGGCGCGTGCAGGGGCGCGGCCAGAACGTGCGTGCCGAGGCGGAGGGTCGAGGTGGCCGCGGCGGCCGCGCTCAGGCCGACGAACGGCGCCGGCACCCAGAGCCCGTCGGGCATCAGCATGGTGGCGTAGCCGAGCCGTTCGATGCGTTGGGCGATGGCGAGCCAGGACGAGCCGTCGGGAGTGAACGCGACGGCGGCACCGAAGCGGAACGTGCGTGTGGTCATGGTGAACCTTCCGAAGATCGTACGAGAACAGTATCATACGAAATTCAGAATAACCCCAGGTGTCGCGGAAGGTATGGTCGGCGGATGCGATCCGAGGAGATCACCGCGGCCGCCGCGGGCACCTGGAAGCTCGGCGACGTCACCGTCAACCGGATGGGCTTCGGCTCGATGCGGATCACCGCCGACCCCGACCGCGACCGTGCCCTCGCCGTGCTGCGCCGGGCGGCCGAGCTGGGCGTGAACCACTTCGACACCGCCGCGTTCTACGTGTCACCGGGCGGCACGCTCGGCGTCGGCACCGGACCGGCGAGGTACGCCACGGAGCTGATCCGGGACGCGCTCTCGCCGTACTCCGGCGACTTGGTGGTGGCCACCAAGGTCGGCCCCGGCATCGACCCGGACAAGGGCTTCTACCAGGCGACCACGTCGGCGCAGCTGCGCAGCCAGGTCGAGGAGAACCTCCGCCGGCTCGGCCGCGACCACCTCGACCTGGTGAACCTCCGCATCATCAAGAAGGCCGGGCACGACTCGATCGCGGAGCGGTTCGGCGCGCTGGCGCGGCTGCGTGACGAGGGGCTGATCCGGCACCTCGGCCTGTCGAACGTACGTCAGGACCACCTTGACGAGGCGCAGGCCATCGCACCCGTGGTCTGCGTACAGAACCCCTACGGCCTGGACTACAAGCGCGAGGAGGACGAGCTCGTCCGCACCTGCGAGGAGCGGGGGATCGCGTACGTGCCGTTCTTCGCCATCGCCGGCGCCGAACGCGAGGCGGGCGCGACGTCCGACCACAGCGCGGCGGTGCGGGCCGTCGCCCGCGCGCACGGTGTCACTCCGCATCAGGTACGCCTGGCCTGGACCCTGCACCAGGGTCCGCACGTGCTGGCGATCCCGGGCACCGGCGACCCGTCGCATCTGGCCGACAACGTGGCCGCCGGCGCGCTGCGGTTCACCGCCGACGAGCTCGCCGTCCTCGGCTGACTCCGGGCTGACTTCGAGCGGCCTATGGATCGGCCGGTTCGTCGAGTACGTCGCTCGGATCGACGGCGAGATCTCCCCAGGCGACGGCGACCAGCCGGCCCCGATGTGGCCGCGTCGTCACGGTCTCGGTGTTGGCGAGCGGATGTGCCAGCGTCCAGCGAGGGGTGACGTTGGCGAGGACGGCAGGCAGGGTACAGCGGTACAACCCGCCGTGACCGACCAGGACAGTCGTACCCTCCCGGGTTGTCAGCCCGGTTGTCAGCTCGTCGACCAGGGACCGGAACCGCGCCCGGATCTCGTGCAGGTTCTCGCCGCCGCCCACCCGGCGG
This Actinopolymorpha cephalotaxi DNA region includes the following protein-coding sequences:
- a CDS encoding SMP-30/gluconolactonase/LRE family protein, which codes for MARRFPRWATASLVALTVGLGAAPPAQAATRHGPPRLPDTYVVSEEPGVVPEGVAVHRDGRMYVSSDATGGLFAGDVRMPAMHPFAVGTVDRPSSRGVHTERSGRVWSVGAGTLTVHSRNGRLLATRGAPDGPLGAADLNDLALTRDAVYVTDWANPIVYRAAIRHGRPGPLQPWVDIRSAFPQFPAQYWLLNGIVADAAGDTVLVASNGTEAVWRIDVATRAVEQVDLGGHSFGADGMVLAGRRLYAVLNYGAPNGVYVADLDPELRSGTVTHQILTDADGQAFDLPTTLARYRCRLYVVNSQGDHRPGQPPYTVSAVADPACGE
- a CDS encoding MFS transporter, with the translated sequence MSFLDGFLDTRPLRSSPAFRRLWVGTTLSGLGGQLTMVAVLYQVWELTGSPAAVGALGLVRAVPMVVFGLVGGSLADAVDRRRLVLLTTVGQLGVAVMLAVQAFTELRSYAVLLVLVAVQSVGGALGAPARRTFVPRLLPAEQVTAGVALSHVSFQFAMLGGPALGGLVIAHAGIGVCYLVDSITFLAALYGVRGLPAMRPVGLPARPGIRTVWEGWRFIATRPALGGAFLTDVFATVLAMPIALFPVVNAERFGGRPETLGLFFTAIAVGGVVAGAVSGRVARSGRPGVVMLVTAGVWGVGLAGFGLAPYLWLALGCLAVAGAADTFSVISRGSIVQLATPDSHRGRVSAVELIVGASGPDVGNFRAGLVGDVTSATFALVAGGVMCVAGVAGVAATNRSLRRFSPTADVAGEPEESGEPGEGLRTAV
- a CDS encoding MarR family winged helix-turn-helix transcriptional regulator — translated: MVPPPPAGDRARKPARKAAQPAPSSVQQRPDPTEVSHWRPLYALLAAMDDEIAALYTERGVTGIRPRFTRPLIRLGREGPMTIRALADALDRTHSAMSQTVAVLRREGFVRSTPGADARTREVAVTARAREVLPFLEAEWRATEQAVADLEAEIPYPLSQVVHDLEAALARRPFKDRIAAHLDTAALGEGADEDGAR
- a CDS encoding ThuA domain-containing protein, which produces MTRLLVFSRTTGYRHESIEEGVAALRDLAAEASVDLDHTESGDAFTSANLRRYAAVVWLQSSGTGLLDADQRQAYEEFTAEGGGYAGVHLASAAEQDWPLYDRLVGARFTSHPRELQTARIQAERTDDPATKPLPTPWSWHDEWYAFDTNPRGTVEVLATVNEDDYDVGSSGMGPDHPICWRTQVGRAKAWYTSLGHAPVAYEDETFRAHLWGGVTSVLR
- a CDS encoding VOC family protein, with amino-acid sequence MASRLNPYVSFPGNAREAMEFYQRVFGGNLAMSTFGEFGTPDMPGSDKIMHAMLETDDGFTLMGADNPPGEEYRPGNNMTVSLSGDDADTLRACWKQLSDGGQVAVPLEKQMWGDEFGMCIDRFGTPWMVNIAGS
- a CDS encoding aldo/keto reductase, coding for MRSEEITAAAAGTWKLGDVTVNRMGFGSMRITADPDRDRALAVLRRAAELGVNHFDTAAFYVSPGGTLGVGTGPARYATELIRDALSPYSGDLVVATKVGPGIDPDKGFYQATTSAQLRSQVEENLRRLGRDHLDLVNLRIIKKAGHDSIAERFGALARLRDEGLIRHLGLSNVRQDHLDEAQAIAPVVCVQNPYGLDYKREEDELVRTCEERGIAYVPFFAIAGAEREAGATSDHSAAVRAVARAHGVTPHQVRLAWTLHQGPHVLAIPGTGDPSHLADNVAAGALRFTADELAVLG
- a CDS encoding MarR family winged helix-turn-helix transcriptional regulator, which translates into the protein MSERRPGRPRVLDQRGGNVVLDLFVLQQHLGGLLTAALEPTGVTPAQYAVYGQLGQREQTPSELGRTLGLPLPTLSGYLAAMERRGDIARTRSDRDGRSHVVALTDDGRARLEECRPRMRRVVAALTAELGGRDEAEGVRDVLAGLDDAVRAVATS
- a CDS encoding haloacid dehalogenase type II, with the protein product MAELEIDALVFDVLGTLVDEPAGLRAGIRELAPSLEDSGVEQLLSLWQQHIEREQRRVLDGDREYVTTEVLDDEAARLVADAAGGADDPAAVARLARSGRRLPPWPDTVAGLSALAERFPLIGLSNASRTALLELDAHAGLRWHQALSAEDARTYKPDPAVYQLAVTVSGRPPERLLMVAAHAWDLRGAQQLGLRTAYVARPVGDPPAPSDEFDLHADGLADLARQLDRCLG
- a CDS encoding SDR family oxidoreductase is translated as MSHSERTTHASTEPDGPGVNRPLALVTGVGRTVGIGAGIARRLADSGWDIAFTYWTPYDQRMSWGVETGATQAITDDLAGRGAATAAIEADLSDPEAPTAVFDEAERRLGGVTALVMCHCESVDSGLLDTTVESFDRHFAVNARATWLLIREYGRRFTGEHGTGRIVSLTSDHTVGNLPYGASKGALDRITLAAAHEFAHLGVSANVVNPGPVDTGWMSDEIRVSGIRQTPLGRLGTPQDTANLVDFLCSPRGQWINGQLLLSNGGFA
- a CDS encoding glycoside hydrolase family 3 C-terminal domain-containing protein, giving the protein MSESYGSLPPAPGAPPAVGELTLEEKAALVSGSDFWHTTPVERLGIPAIMVSDGPHGLRTQLSEADHVGLTGSVPATCFPPAAGIASSWNTTLIETVGRALGTEARRWGVSVVLGPGVNIKRSPLCGRNFEYYSEDPFLAGRLGAALVRGVQSQGVGTSVKHFAANNQEDDRLRVSAEVDERTLREIYLPAFEHIVRTEQPWTVMCAYNKVNGTYASEHHWLLTTVLREEWGFTGLVVSDWGAVRDRVRALAAGLDLEMPPNLELSPASVVAAVRDGRLAESVLDGAVARVLTLVDRSTSAGYANGEPVTFDENEHHRVAQLAALESAVLLKNERGALPLRTESGATVAVVGELARTPRFQGGGSSEVNPTRVDVPVEELRDRLGPDAEVVFAAGYDLAGDAAGEERLRAEAVRVARTAARVVVFLGLPAAEESEGFDRTHLDLPAGQLALLAALREATDQPLIVVLSNGSAVRTSTWDGEADAILESWLSGQAAGGAVADLLTGRANPSGKLAETIPVRLEDNSSYLNFPGDSGVVRYGEGVFVGYRAHDRASQEVSYPFGHGLSYTTFDLGDLTVRTAGSVAGDDLAVEVSVTVTNTGPLTGAEVVQVYVRDTECSVARPVQELKGFAKVALEPGESRTATVTLDRRAFAYWSIRHHDWVVEAGDFEIAVGTSSRDLRAAATIRLDAPSLALPLAGDSTLAEWLADPQGSELLQGLDLPILLDPGLVRVVGTMPMSTLASFPGLGLDHATLADLVSRLDRAAG
- a CDS encoding LLM class flavin-dependent oxidoreductase, whose translation is MTTRTFRFGAAVAFTPDGSSWLAIAQRIERLGYATMLMPDGLWVPAPFVGLSAAAAATSTLRLGTHVLAAPLHAPAAVAHETATLDLLSDHRFELGLGAGRPQAAGEAERLGRKFGGAAERVGQVAETITAVRRQFATSGRPAPRILLAGIAPPLVELAAAEADTLALPLPHHVNEDALAAKVAELRALVGSRLDELELAANVLVVGDGDVPEAMRALVRDLPADSFSRLRGTPREIADTLLRRREQLGISYVTIAQHSIEDFAPVVELLAGT
- a CDS encoding VOC family protein; translation: MEMALLLTIDCADPRRMVAFWSEALGYIPEPPPGSHATWREYWAAMGVPEEELPPGAGDTPESIVDPAGHGPRMWFQKVPEPKATKNRIHLDLKVGGGRDVPLAVRRQRVTAKVERLVEAGASVARINDAPDMGHYAVQLQDPEGNEFDVF